In one Rhopalosiphum padi isolate XX-2018 chromosome 3, ASM2088224v1, whole genome shotgun sequence genomic region, the following are encoded:
- the LOC132924833 gene encoding E3 SUMO-protein ligase ZBED1-like, which yields MGLPLLKLKQDCVTRWNSTFDMLKRIICIKDAVISTLALLQSSIDTLTPEEWDIVDKAILILQIFNEVTIEVSSEKTVSLSKKIVLVSSMTATVNTYVDDISLPHAVHQMAVSLKNELQKRFKDIEETEIVAQASILDPRFKKYGNIRLPSTPSNNLEQAPTTSTSQPPVSLLWKIYEDKVEKFKSTVSSTAAGIIELDKYLGETLIDRKDDPLKWWYERKHIYPHLYEFAMKRLCVTATSVPCERIFSEAGQIITQKRNRLNTKKASQLIFLHNNLS from the exons ATGGGTTTacctttattaaaattgaagcaAGATTGTGTGACGAGATGGAACTCGACATTTGATATGTTGAAgagaattatttgtataaaagatGCTGTAATTTCAACATTAGCCCTATTACAAAGTAGTATTGATACTTTGACTCCAGAAGAATGGGATATAGTTGATAAAGCCAttcttatattacaaatttttaatgagGTTACAATAGAAGTTAGCTCAGAAAAAACTGTatctttatcaaaaaaaatagttttagttaGTTCCATGACAGCAACTGTAAATACTTATGTTGACGATATATCTTTGCCTCATGCAGTTCATCAAATGGCAGTTTCACTGAAAAATGAACTACAAAAACGGTTTAAAGACATTGAAGAGACTGAAATTGTGGCACAAGCATCAATCTTGGACcctcgatttaaaaaatatg GAAACATTCGATTACCGTCAACACCATCTAACAACCTCGAACAAGCACCAACAACTTCAACATCACAACCTCCAGTATCTCTGTTATGGAAAATTTATGAAGATAAAGTTGAGAAATTCAAATCCACAGTGTCATCAACTGCAGCAGGAATAATAGAGTTAGATAAATACCTCGGAGAAACATTAATTGACCGTAAAGATGATCCGTTAAAATGGTGGTATGAACGAAAACATATTTATCCTCATCTATATGAATTTGCTATGAAGCGCCTCTGTGTGACAGCAACTAGTGTTCCTTGCGAGAGAATATTTTCAGAAGCTGGACAAATTATTACGCAAAAAAGAAATCGCTTGAACACAAAAAAAGCTtcacagttaatatttttacacaataatcTTTCTTAa
- the LOC132924834 gene encoding uncharacterized protein LOC132924834, translating into MLIIIVFHDKLFVLTASIIIIYKDNNDNTRPNTRNDTRWAARHEACSSLSQNWTELLKALNSFVENPIENSKTKCESTGLIKKMNRLEMCILVSFWNDILKRFNSTSKKLQTIEIDLTIVINLYTSLINYVTDLRNTFSHYEKLAMEKSEIEEYKVVRKKKRKIPYDESCQGDTSFEARESFKINTYFVIIDSLLSELRKRKSCYDDINTMFGFFSNMIDLPVIEVRKKATKLQSQYPEDLDGSFINECIHFHGYLKSLPGIVSPKSFLELCKIIEDHNIADVYPYVDIALRMYLCCPVSNTSAERSFSVLKRVKSYLRSSMNDNRLNNLRPRGRPRQRWVDRVKEDLKLLNVRNAEESANDREEWKQYVVAAMGLKGL; encoded by the exons atgctaataataatagtgtttcaTGATAAGTTATTTGTGCTTACTGcctcaattattataatttataaagataataatgataatactcgACCGAACACGCGGAATGATACTCGATGGGCAGCTAGACACGAAGCTTGTTCAAGTCTTTCTCAAAACTGGACAGAACTTCTTAAAGCATTGAACAGTTTTGTTGAAAATCCAATAGAAAATTCTAAGACAAAATGTGAATCAACtgggttaataaaaaaaatgaatagattGGAAATGTGTATTCTTGTGTCATTTTGGAATGATATTTTAAAGAGGTTTAATAGTACAAGCAAGAAATTACAGACTATTGAAATTGATCTGACAATTGTTATAAACCTATACAcatctttaattaattatgtaacagATTTAAGAAATACTTTTTCACACTATGAAAAACTAGCTATGGAAAAATCTGAAATTGAAGAGTATAAAGTTGTCAGGaagaagaaaagaaaaattcCATACGATGAATCATGTCAAGGCGACACATCATTTGAAGCTAgagaatcatttaaaataaacacatattttgtcataataGATTCATTACTTTCAGAGTTAAGGAAGCGTAAAAGCTGTTATGATGATATTAATACTATGTTcggatttttttcaaacatgaTTGATTTACCAGTAATTGAAGTGAGAAAGAAAGCTACCAAATTACAGAGTCAGTATCCTGAAGATCTCGATGGATCATTTATAaatgaatgtattcattttCATGGATACTTAAAAAGTTTACCAGGAATTGTATCACCAAAATCTTTTTTAGAGTTGTGCAAAATCATCGAAGATCACAATATAGCAGATGTCTACCCATATGTAGATATTGCGTTACGTATGTATTTATGCTGTCCGGTTTCTAATACTTCAGCTGAACGGTCATTTAGTGTTCTGAAAAGAGTGAAATCATACTTGAGATCTTCAATGAATGACAACCGTTTAAACAATTtg AGGCCTCGAGGACGCCCCAGACAAAGATGGGTGGATAGAGTAAAGGAAGACTTAAAACTCCTGAACGTAAGAAACGCAGAAGAAAGTGCAAATGATAGAGAAGAATGGAAACAATATGTTGTTGCGGCGATGGGCCTTAAGGGCCTGTAA